One genomic region from Hyalangium ruber encodes:
- a CDS encoding tetratricopeptide repeat protein: MSEAHRIAALRSVGLCVFLGLLGACATGRQEVSSPQATSHQAEERVAEERVAEEHVKEDCTGGPAQRCLDLGLRYLNGSGVPQDQAWAAALFEKACEGGSVLGCNNLGVCYADGLGVAQDEGRAAKLYEQACEGGNAPSCSNLGAFYAKGLGVAQDARRAVALYEKACEGGAAAGCLNLGLSYDSGLGVAKDARRAAALFEKACEGGNAAGCFNLGVSYDSGLGVAQDVRRAAALYEKACEGKMAAGCFNLGVNYAQGNGVPRDEGRAAALYEKACEGGDAKGCNNLGGRYARGLGVAQDERRAAALYEKACEGGSATGCNNLGLNYDNGQGVTYDARRAVALFEKACEGGEAKGCSNLGLSYARGTGVPQDARRAAALFEKACEGGVAFGCAYLGSSYAEGLGVAQDARRAAKLYEKACEGGAAMGCFNLGVSYTKGSGVPKDASRAAKLYEKACEGGDALGCNNLGSSYAKGNGVPKDASRAAKLYEKACEGGDALACNNLGGSYEQGNGVPKDARRALALYEKACEDGLAQGCVNLGVSYAKGSGVPQELRRAAEMCEGGLAQSCNHLGVSYAKGSGVPEDSRRAAALYEKACEGRDATGCANLGGIYENGLGVPRDARRAVELYEKACQGGAAVGCHNLGVSYSNGFGVPRDARRAAEMYEKACAGGDASGCYNLGVSYEKGTGVPQDARRVAEMYEKACAGGLARGCVHLGYSYVKGSGVPKDMRRAAALFEKGCEGGYARGCANLGVNYANGDGVPKDMRRALELFQKSCDDGAAEGCRHLSLSYEQGIGVAQDEVRAYVLRKRAAELEARAE, translated from the coding sequence ATGTCTGAAGCTCACCGAATCGCGGCACTGCGGAGCGTGGGGCTCTGCGTCTTCCTCGGGTTGCTGGGGGCATGTGCCACGGGGCGGCAGGAGGTCTCGTCACCCCAGGCCACCTCCCATCAGGCGGAAGAGCGCGTCGCGGAAGAGCGCGTCGCGGAAGAGCACGTCAAGGAGGATTGCACGGGAGGCCCTGCGCAGAGGTGTCTGGACCTCGGCCTGCGCTACCTGAATGGCAGCGGGGTGCCTCAGGACCAGGCTTGGGCCGCGGCGCTGTTCGAGAAGGCCTGCGAAGGCGGGTCAGTCCTTGGCTGCAACAATCTTGGTGTGTGCTACGCGGATGGGCTCGGCGTGGCTCAGGACGAGGGCCGCGCCGCCAAGCTGTATGAGCAGGCCTGCGAGGGCGGCAATGCCCCGAGCTGCAGCAACCTCGGCGCGTTCTATGCGAAGGGCCTCGGAGTGGCCCAAGACGCGCGCCGCGCCGTCGCGCTGTATGAGAAGGCGTGCGAGGGCGGAGCGGCCGCGGGCTGCCTCAACCTGGGCTTGAGTTACGACAGCGGCCTCGGAGTGGCCAAGGACGCGCGTCGCGCCGCCGCGTTGTTCGAGAAGGCGTGCGAGGGCGGAAATGCCGCGGGCTGCTTCAACCTGGGCGTGAGCTACGACAGCGGCCTCGGAGTGGCGCAGGACGTGCGCCGCGCCGCCGCGCTGTATGAGAAGGCGTGCGAGGGGAAGATGGCCGCGGGGTGCTTCAACCTGGGCGTGAACTACGCGCAGGGCAACGGAGTCCCGCGGGATGAGGGCCGTGCCGCCGCGTTGTATGAGAAGGCCTGCGAGGGCGGAGATGCCAAGGGTTGCAACAATCTCGGCGGGAGATACGCGAGGGGCCTTGGAGTGGCCCAGGATGAGCGCCGCGCCGCCGCGCTGTATGAGAAGGCGTGCGAGGGCGGCAGTGCCACGGGTTGCAACAATCTGGGCTTGAACTACGACAACGGCCAAGGGGTCACCTATGACGCGCGCCGCGCCGTCGCGCTGTTCGAGAAGGCCTGTGAGGGCGGGGAGGCCAAGGGGTGCTCCAACCTCGGCCTGAGCTACGCGAGGGGTACCGGAGTCCCTCAGGACGCGCGCCGCGCCGCCGCGCTGTTCGAGAAGGCCTGTGAGGGCGGGGTGGCCTTCGGGTGCGCATACCTTGGCTCGAGCTATGCGGAGGGCCTCGGAGTGGCGCAGGACGCGCGCCGCGCCGCCAAGCTGTATGAGAAGGCCTGCGAGGGCGGAGCGGCCATGGGGTGCTTCAACCTCGGCGTGAGCTACACGAAGGGCAGCGGAGTCCCGAAGGACGCGAGCCGCGCCGCCAAGCTGTATGAGAAGGCGTGCGAGGGCGGGGATGCCCTGGGCTGCAACAACCTCGGCAGCAGCTACGCGAAGGGCAACGGAGTCCCGAAGGACGCGAGCCGCGCCGCCAAGCTGTATGAGAAGGCCTGCGAGGGCGGAGATGCCCTGGCCTGCAACAACCTCGGCGGGAGCTATGAGCAGGGCAACGGAGTCCCGAAGGACGCGCGCCGTGCCCTCGCGCTGTATGAGAAGGCCTGCGAGGACGGGTTGGCCCAGGGGTGCGTCAACTTGGGTGTGAGCTACGCGAAGGGCAGCGGAGTCCCTCAGGAGCTGCGCCGTGCCGCTGAAATGTGCGAGGGCGGACTCGCACAGAGTTGCAACCACCTTGGCGTCAGCTACGCGAAGGGCAGCGGAGTCCCCGAGGACTCGCGCCGCGCCGCTGCGCTGTATGAGAAAGCCTGCGAGGGGAGAGATGCTACGGGCTGCGCCAACCTGGGCGGGATCTATGAGAACGGCCTTGGAGTTCCACGGGACGCGCGTCGCGCCGTCGAGTTGTACGAGAAGGCCTGCCAGGGCGGGGCGGCCGTGGGCTGCCACAACCTCGGCGTCAGCTACTCGAATGGTTTCGGCGTTCCCCGGGACGCGCGCCGTGCCGCCGAGATGTATGAGAAGGCCTGCGCGGGCGGAGATGCCTCGGGTTGCTACAACCTCGGCGTGAGCTACGAGAAGGGCACCGGAGTCCCTCAGGATGCGCGCCGCGTCGCCGAGATGTATGAGAAGGCCTGCGCGGGCGGGCTCGCCCGGGGGTGCGTCCATCTTGGTTATAGCTACGTGAAGGGCAGCGGAGTCCCGAAGGACATGCGCCGCGCCGCCGCGTTGTTCGAGAAGGGGTGCGAGGGCGGGTATGCTCGGGGCTGCGCCAACCTGGGCGTGAACTACGCGAATGGCGACGGAGTCCCGAAGGACATGCGCCGCGCCCTCGAACTGTTCCAGAAGTCCTGCGACGACGGGGCGGCCGAGGGCTGCCGCCACCTCTCCTTGAGCTACGAGCAGGGCATCGGAGTCGCCCAGGACGAGGTTCGGGCCTATGTGCTGAGGAAACGGGCCGCTGAGCTGGAAGCCCGCGCTGAGTAA
- a CDS encoding SDR family NAD(P)-dependent oxidoreductase: MSHAQSSSHRPFAVVTGASSGIGFELAREFLQNGFDVLITAEDTGIEAAASRLRQVGSGRVEFIQADLALTEGVEALYARIQSAGRPIDAIALNAGVGVGGDFTRQTSLAEELRLIQLNVTSTVHLAKLVAKDMIRQKSGRILFTSSIASFLPSPFEAVYGASKAFVQSFSESLRNELKDVGITVTALMPGPTETNFFHRAGMDDTRVGRQEKDDPARVARQGFKALMAGREKVLAGSSKNKLFGLAGRFLPERVKAAMHRRMSEPDSVPHDA; this comes from the coding sequence ATGTCCCACGCGCAGAGTTCCTCCCATCGTCCGTTCGCCGTCGTGACCGGGGCCTCGAGCGGTATCGGCTTCGAACTCGCGCGCGAGTTCCTGCAGAACGGCTTCGATGTGCTCATCACGGCGGAGGACACCGGCATCGAGGCTGCCGCTTCACGCCTTCGGCAGGTGGGCAGCGGCCGCGTCGAGTTCATCCAAGCAGACCTCGCCCTCACCGAAGGCGTGGAAGCGCTCTACGCGAGAATCCAATCCGCGGGCCGCCCCATCGACGCGATCGCGCTCAACGCGGGGGTAGGCGTCGGCGGAGACTTCACCCGCCAGACTTCGCTCGCGGAGGAGCTCCGGCTCATCCAGCTCAACGTCACCTCCACCGTCCACCTCGCCAAGCTCGTAGCGAAGGACATGATTCGGCAGAAGAGCGGGCGAATCCTCTTCACGTCCTCCATCGCATCCTTCCTGCCCTCACCATTCGAGGCTGTCTACGGTGCCTCCAAGGCTTTCGTGCAGTCGTTCTCGGAGTCGCTCCGGAACGAGCTCAAGGACGTGGGCATCACCGTGACGGCGCTGATGCCAGGCCCCACGGAGACGAACTTCTTCCACCGCGCCGGCATGGACGACACGCGGGTCGGCAGGCAGGAAAAGGACGATCCCGCCCGGGTGGCGCGTCAGGGGTTCAAGGCCCTGATGGCAGGCAGAGAGAAGGTGCTGGCCGGCTCTTCGAAGAACAAGCTCTTCGGTCTCGCCGGGCGCTTCCTCCCAGAGCGCGTGAAGGCAGCCATGCACCGCCGGATGAGCGAGCCCGACTCCGTGCCACACGACGCCTGA
- a CDS encoding serine/threonine-protein kinase, with protein sequence MGTKRPSQEVDPLSLPVGMRVGPWRIAAWGGRGAYGTLYRVEREGLEASGPLALKLAIHPRDERFAREAWLLSHVHSPHVPQLHGNGVWEHSSGAFPYLVMEWVEGEPLYEWASRRNPTSRQVLQVLAQVARALEATHAVGGVHRDVKGSNVLVRPGDGRVFLTDFGAGHYRGAATLTWRLLPPGTPAYRSPEAQAFLRVFLRHPTAHYPASACDDLFALGVTAWRLVTDEYPPTDEEGAEVWREGGPEPRLPRELNPRVSPELESLILRLLDLAPVERFGGRAAAAAEALEQAARGAGPEGECPLFCWGNEPNPRWRFPERVGQVVEQDAAAREELALRETASRARQSRHRGVVPWWGAELAVAILALLLTGLTVAWLHRAQETAPVASEVRSQEEGSVAVADSAALTSTLATVLTERKVSAVGLPLPESPFPGQRRPPCTKNGEVELRGGCWYELARATLPCREDAYEWKGACYLPSFPPRRQPTAHPP encoded by the coding sequence ATGGGAACGAAGCGACCCTCGCAGGAAGTGGATCCGCTCAGCCTTCCTGTGGGGATGCGGGTGGGGCCGTGGCGGATAGCGGCCTGGGGAGGCCGAGGCGCTTACGGCACGCTCTACCGTGTGGAGCGTGAAGGCCTCGAAGCCTCCGGCCCGCTCGCGCTCAAGCTAGCCATCCACCCGCGAGATGAGCGCTTCGCCCGCGAGGCGTGGTTGCTGTCGCACGTCCACAGTCCCCACGTTCCCCAGTTGCATGGCAATGGCGTATGGGAGCACTCCTCAGGAGCCTTTCCTTATCTGGTGATGGAGTGGGTGGAAGGCGAGCCGCTGTATGAGTGGGCCTCGCGGCGAAATCCCACCTCGCGGCAAGTCCTGCAAGTGCTGGCGCAGGTGGCGAGGGCCTTGGAGGCCACGCACGCAGTGGGTGGAGTCCATCGGGACGTCAAGGGCTCCAACGTGCTGGTACGGCCTGGAGATGGCCGGGTCTTCCTCACGGACTTCGGGGCGGGACACTACCGGGGCGCGGCCACGCTCACCTGGCGGCTGCTGCCTCCGGGTACTCCTGCTTATCGCAGCCCCGAGGCGCAGGCTTTTCTCCGCGTCTTTCTTCGTCACCCCACGGCGCATTACCCAGCCAGTGCGTGTGATGACCTCTTCGCATTGGGCGTGACGGCGTGGCGGTTGGTCACAGATGAGTATCCGCCCACGGACGAGGAAGGAGCCGAGGTGTGGCGCGAGGGTGGACCCGAGCCGCGTCTACCGCGAGAGCTCAACCCTCGCGTGAGTCCGGAGTTGGAGTCCCTCATCCTTCGCCTGCTGGATTTGGCTCCAGTGGAGCGTTTTGGGGGCAGGGCAGCGGCGGCGGCCGAAGCGCTGGAGCAGGCGGCCCGAGGTGCTGGGCCCGAGGGGGAGTGTCCGCTGTTCTGCTGGGGAAACGAGCCCAACCCTCGTTGGCGTTTCCCGGAGCGGGTAGGGCAGGTCGTGGAGCAGGATGCGGCCGCGAGGGAGGAACTGGCGCTGCGTGAGACAGCGTCGCGAGCACGGCAGAGTCGGCATCGGGGTGTCGTCCCCTGGTGGGGAGCGGAGCTGGCGGTGGCCATTCTTGCACTGCTGCTTACGGGGCTCACCGTGGCGTGGTTGCACCGAGCGCAGGAGACGGCTCCTGTTGCTTCAGAAGTGAGGTCCCAAGAGGAGGGCAGTGTAGCGGTGGCCGACAGCGCCGCTCTCACCTCGACACTCGCCACCGTGCTCACGGAAAGAAAGGTGTCGGCGGTGGGACTCCCGCTGCCCGAGAGCCCCTTTCCCGGTCAGCGCAGGCCTCCATGCACCAAGAATGGCGAGGTGGAGCTTCGTGGAGGGTGCTGGTACGAACTGGCCCGCGCCACGCTTCCATGCCGAGAGGATGCATACGAGTGGAAGGGGGCCTGTTACCTGCCTTCCTTTCCTCCCCGGCGCCAGCCCACGGCGCACCCACCGTGA
- a CDS encoding MaoC family dehydratase — protein MRYFDDFQVGETFETRSYLVTREEILTFARQYDPQPFHIDEEAARHSIFGGIIASGWNTASICHRLVVENILGNTASMGSPGLDELRWLRPVRPGDELSVRVEVLSLAPSRSKPDRGAIKFRFEVRNQTGEPVMTEIATALFSRRPGAS, from the coding sequence ATGCGCTACTTCGATGACTTCCAGGTGGGCGAGACGTTCGAGACACGCTCCTATTTGGTGACCCGCGAGGAGATCCTGACCTTCGCCCGGCAGTACGATCCCCAGCCTTTCCACATCGACGAAGAGGCGGCCCGTCACTCCATCTTTGGAGGCATCATCGCCAGCGGCTGGAACACCGCCTCCATCTGCCACCGGCTGGTGGTGGAGAACATCCTGGGCAACACCGCGAGCATGGGCTCTCCGGGACTGGACGAGCTGCGCTGGCTGCGCCCGGTGCGGCCCGGGGACGAACTCTCGGTGCGGGTCGAGGTGCTCTCGCTGGCGCCCTCCCGGAGCAAGCCGGATCGGGGCGCCATCAAGTTCCGCTTCGAGGTGCGCAACCAGACGGGCGAGCCAGTGATGACCGAGATCGCCACGGCCCTGTTCAGCCGGCGTCCGGGCGCCTCCTGA
- a CDS encoding putative Ig domain-containing protein yields MSPGRLLTVLLLLCTLTACSGGGPEGPSDAGPQPGDAGDSGTPSTPAPVLPSTTLGESTVGAVFGRNLGATGGTPPLTYSAQGLPEGITLDAQTGTLSGSPSTAGSFEFDLSVSDSAGLGDQERYALVVFEAPRFVTSALPVGFAEAPYFTQLEATGGKPPLTYAISGDPLPPGLVLEPSGAIRGTPSTHGTSAVAFVVTDAHGVVKRAPFTLEVRPPPLSINPPPLSDSYRGSPLSITFTGSGGVLPYRWSQLSGTWPPGTTLGNEGVLSGTPTTPGTFTFTVQLTDSLGSTATRTLSVTVYEPPSIPAVTLGDGYVSEPYTTTIPGTNGKPPYHFMLSQGELPPGLSLASNGVLSGTPTASGTASFEVTVRDTSGRTSARTLALSVYALPTLPATLPEARVGTAYSQPLPVSGGKPAYSFAQVSGDLPPGLQLSSGVVSGTPQAGGSASFTVRVTDANDRSSTQTVSLFVRHPPRITTTDLPDATLNTSYVHVLGYTGGQGTLTWGYSGTLPPGLSFGSDGSVRGTPSATGIWSFTVTLEDSMGGVDSRVFSLTVRTLPSDGGTPDGGSGTDGGTPDGGSGTDGGTPDGGTPDGGSGPDAGVPFRVAHWNIEWFGSDTQGPPRSTPPGGPVDAVQFANVREVLTSYGINLWGLVEIVDNADFDALKAQLPGYDGFLSNDPRVQWGSSYYSPTGQKLGVLYDSRLTFQSAELILTSASNDFGGRPPMRVDFLTPIQGVESPLTLIVLHMKAFEDQASYDRRQRAGLALKNYLDAMPSSRVFVVGDWNDDVDESITREAGIPLPSPYQSFVNDGTDYTFVTEVLSYAGESSTTDFPDMIDHTLATNEVMAHYLPQTVQVLRPTWIPDYAGTTSDHYPVVSQYDFGATPTPPTLTLTGPTGGTYSAGSPLVITWEASPGLGTLVLSYSLDFGVTWNFLTYIFEEGPGSYTWTVPNVDSTGVFLGIVPLYASWPRDTSDVPLTFVALPPPAAVFINEYLPNEPSGTLPDGGVGALTDYEFVEIVNGGTEPVDLSGWSIWDGFPDVPARHVFDAGTVLQPGKAWVVFGGPSAFTPGTPNTEAASSGRLALNNSGTEYVTLRDASGQIASESVYSSTQDNVSFNRQVDGDPSSGFVLHWDISGFWSTPGRRANGSPF; encoded by the coding sequence ATGTCTCCCGGTCGTCTCCTCACCGTTCTTCTGCTGCTTTGCACGCTGACCGCCTGTTCGGGAGGCGGTCCCGAGGGGCCCTCCGACGCGGGGCCCCAGCCGGGAGACGCGGGCGACAGCGGCACGCCCTCCACTCCCGCCCCGGTCCTCCCCTCCACCACACTGGGGGAGAGCACCGTCGGCGCGGTCTTCGGGCGCAACCTGGGCGCCACGGGCGGCACCCCGCCCCTCACCTACTCCGCCCAGGGGCTTCCCGAGGGCATTACGCTCGACGCCCAGACAGGCACGCTCTCCGGCTCTCCCAGCACCGCCGGGAGCTTCGAGTTCGACCTCTCCGTCAGCGACAGCGCCGGCCTCGGGGACCAGGAGCGCTACGCGCTGGTCGTCTTCGAGGCTCCCCGGTTCGTCACCTCGGCCCTGCCGGTGGGGTTCGCTGAAGCGCCCTACTTCACCCAGCTCGAGGCCACGGGGGGGAAGCCACCCCTCACCTATGCCATCAGCGGTGATCCCCTGCCGCCGGGGCTCGTCCTGGAGCCCTCCGGCGCCATCCGTGGCACCCCTTCCACCCACGGCACCTCCGCCGTCGCGTTCGTCGTCACCGATGCCCACGGCGTCGTGAAGCGTGCGCCCTTTACCCTCGAGGTGCGTCCCCCACCGCTCAGCATCAACCCCCCGCCCCTCAGCGACTCCTACCGAGGCAGTCCTCTCTCCATCACCTTCACGGGCTCCGGAGGCGTCCTTCCCTATCGCTGGTCGCAGCTCTCCGGCACGTGGCCTCCGGGCACGACGCTTGGCAACGAAGGAGTCCTCTCCGGCACACCCACCACGCCCGGCACCTTCACCTTCACCGTTCAGCTCACCGATAGCCTGGGCAGCACGGCCACGCGGACACTCTCCGTCACCGTCTACGAGCCGCCCTCCATCCCCGCGGTCACGCTCGGCGACGGGTACGTCTCCGAGCCCTACACCACCACCATCCCCGGCACGAACGGCAAGCCGCCGTATCACTTCATGCTCTCCCAGGGCGAATTGCCTCCGGGCCTGTCCCTCGCGAGCAATGGTGTCCTCTCCGGCACGCCCACGGCGTCGGGTACCGCCTCCTTCGAGGTGACGGTGCGCGACACCAGCGGTCGCACCAGCGCACGCACCCTCGCGCTCTCGGTCTACGCCCTGCCGACGCTCCCCGCCACGCTGCCAGAGGCCCGCGTGGGGACCGCCTACTCGCAGCCCCTCCCCGTGTCGGGTGGCAAGCCGGCCTACTCTTTCGCGCAGGTGTCCGGCGACCTGCCCCCGGGCCTCCAGCTCTCCTCGGGCGTCGTCTCCGGCACGCCGCAGGCGGGCGGGAGCGCCTCCTTCACCGTGCGCGTCACCGATGCCAATGACCGCTCCAGCACGCAGACGGTCAGCCTCTTCGTCCGCCATCCGCCTCGCATCACCACGACGGACCTGCCGGACGCCACCCTCAACACCTCCTATGTCCACGTCCTCGGCTACACGGGTGGGCAAGGAACCCTGACCTGGGGCTACTCCGGCACCCTGCCTCCCGGCCTCTCCTTCGGCTCGGATGGCTCCGTGCGCGGCACGCCCAGCGCCACGGGCATCTGGTCCTTCACCGTCACTCTCGAGGACTCGATGGGAGGCGTGGACTCGCGGGTGTTCTCGCTCACCGTGCGCACCCTTCCTTCCGATGGGGGTACGCCGGATGGCGGCTCGGGGACCGATGGCGGTACGCCGGATGGCGGCTCGGGGACCGATGGCGGCACACCGGATGGCGGCACGCCGGATGGCGGCTCCGGCCCTGACGCGGGGGTGCCCTTCCGTGTGGCCCACTGGAACATCGAGTGGTTCGGCAGCGACACCCAGGGCCCACCCCGCTCCACGCCGCCGGGAGGCCCGGTGGACGCCGTCCAGTTCGCCAACGTGCGCGAGGTGCTGACGAGCTACGGCATCAACCTCTGGGGCCTGGTGGAGATCGTCGACAACGCGGACTTCGATGCGCTCAAGGCTCAGCTGCCCGGCTACGACGGCTTCCTGTCCAATGATCCGCGCGTCCAGTGGGGCTCCTCGTACTACAGCCCCACCGGGCAGAAGCTGGGCGTGCTCTACGACAGCCGCCTCACCTTCCAGAGCGCCGAGCTCATCCTCACCAGCGCCTCCAACGACTTCGGCGGCCGGCCTCCCATGCGGGTGGACTTCCTCACGCCCATCCAAGGCGTGGAGTCACCGCTCACGCTCATCGTGCTCCACATGAAGGCCTTCGAGGATCAGGCCTCCTATGACAGACGCCAGCGCGCGGGCCTGGCGTTGAAGAACTACCTCGACGCGATGCCCTCCAGCCGGGTGTTCGTGGTGGGCGACTGGAATGACGACGTGGACGAGTCCATCACCCGCGAGGCGGGCATCCCGCTGCCCAGCCCGTACCAGAGCTTCGTCAACGACGGCACCGACTACACCTTCGTCACCGAGGTGCTGTCGTACGCGGGCGAGAGCTCCACCACGGACTTCCCGGACATGATCGACCACACGCTGGCCACGAACGAGGTGATGGCGCACTACCTCCCGCAGACGGTCCAGGTGCTGCGTCCGACGTGGATCCCCGACTACGCGGGCACCACCAGCGACCACTACCCGGTGGTCAGCCAGTATGACTTCGGAGCCACTCCCACGCCGCCCACGCTCACCCTCACTGGCCCTACGGGCGGCACGTACTCGGCTGGCAGCCCGCTGGTCATCACCTGGGAGGCCTCGCCGGGCCTCGGCACCCTGGTGCTGTCGTACTCCCTGGACTTCGGAGTGACGTGGAACTTCCTGACCTACATCTTCGAAGAGGGCCCGGGCAGCTACACGTGGACGGTGCCGAACGTGGACAGCACGGGCGTGTTCCTGGGCATCGTCCCGCTGTACGCGTCCTGGCCGCGAGACACCAGCGACGTGCCGCTGACGTTCGTCGCCCTGCCTCCGCCGGCCGCGGTCTTCATCAATGAGTACCTGCCCAACGAGCCCTCCGGCACGCTGCCGGATGGCGGCGTCGGCGCGCTCACGGACTACGAGTTCGTGGAGATCGTCAACGGCGGCACCGAGCCGGTGGACCTGTCCGGCTGGAGCATCTGGGATGGCTTCCCCGACGTGCCGGCACGCCACGTGTTCGATGCCGGCACGGTGTTGCAGCCCGGCAAGGCGTGGGTGGTGTTCGGAGGCCCCTCCGCGTTCACGCCGGGCACGCCGAACACGGAGGCAGCCTCCAGCGGGCGGCTGGCGCTCAACAACAGCGGCACGGAGTACGTCACCCTTCGGGACGCCTCCGGACAGATCGCCAGCGAGAGCGTCTACTCGAGCACCCAGGACAACGTGTCCTTCAACCGCCAGGTGGATGGAGATCCGAGCTCAGGCTTCGTCCTGCATTGGGACATCAGCGGGTTCTGGTCCACCCCGGGGCGGCGCGCGAACGGCTCACCGTTCTAA
- a CDS encoding AraC family transcriptional regulator: MPSSAVAALGSRSVRHAMQVLDALKLPGVTSERLCREFGLSLSALEDPEYRIPYATLDALLERAVELSGDDNLGLHMANLPVVDPDDMASAVIATSPNLHESFERGVRYQRVWGDGERLKLEETERGIRVRYTPVGAWRPAHRHLSEMAMAQFIQGARLLTGQNVTPLCVRFVHPEPADAREHRERYGCPIVFRAPTNDIEFSREDAALPFLHADALVHAIFERQVQRELSQLPEAPGVVARVRAYLQRSLGGGDYTFAAVARALHLPARTLQRRLAEEGQSYAAILEELRRERASDFLQRRVSIAEVSFLLGYSDPSVFHRAFKRWWGMSPEAFRQRHGASR, from the coding sequence ATGCCCTCCTCGGCCGTCGCCGCCCTCGGCTCCCGAAGCGTCCGTCATGCCATGCAGGTGTTGGACGCCCTGAAGCTGCCAGGCGTCACCTCCGAGCGACTGTGCCGGGAGTTCGGCCTGTCGCTCTCCGCGCTGGAAGACCCGGAGTACCGCATCCCCTACGCCACGCTGGACGCGCTGCTGGAGCGGGCGGTGGAGCTCAGCGGGGATGACAACCTGGGGCTGCACATGGCCAACCTGCCGGTGGTGGACCCGGACGACATGGCCTCGGCCGTGATCGCCACCAGCCCCAACCTGCACGAGTCCTTCGAGCGGGGCGTGCGCTACCAGCGGGTGTGGGGGGATGGGGAGCGCCTCAAGCTGGAGGAGACGGAGCGAGGCATTCGGGTGCGCTACACCCCCGTGGGCGCGTGGCGGCCGGCGCACCGGCACCTGTCGGAGATGGCGATGGCGCAGTTCATCCAGGGCGCACGCCTGCTCACCGGGCAGAACGTCACCCCGCTGTGCGTGCGCTTCGTGCATCCAGAGCCGGCCGACGCACGCGAGCACCGGGAGCGCTACGGCTGTCCCATCGTCTTCAGGGCTCCCACCAACGACATCGAGTTCTCCCGCGAGGACGCGGCCCTCCCGTTCCTCCACGCCGACGCGCTGGTCCACGCCATCTTCGAGCGCCAGGTGCAGCGGGAGCTGAGCCAGCTACCGGAGGCGCCCGGGGTGGTGGCGCGGGTCCGGGCCTACCTGCAGCGCTCGCTGGGCGGCGGGGACTACACCTTCGCGGCCGTGGCGCGAGCGCTCCACCTGCCGGCGCGCACGCTCCAGCGTCGGCTGGCCGAGGAGGGGCAGAGCTACGCGGCCATCCTCGAGGAGCTGCGCCGCGAGCGCGCCTCGGACTTCCTGCAGCGGCGGGTGTCCATCGCCGAGGTGTCCTTTCTGCTGGGCTACAGCGATCCGAGCGTCTTCCACCGCGCCTTCAAGCGCTGGTGGGGCATGAGCCCGGAGGCATTTCGGCAGCGTCACGGCGCCAGCCGCTGA
- a CDS encoding restriction endonuclease produces the protein MPVPDYQSLMLPFLRQLGDGQEYLLKDMRERVAADVGLTDKDRAELLPSGNQSIFDNRLGWAKTYMERAGLLRTVKRGVYQITERGQKLLAQKPSRISNATLAGYQEFKDFVERSNEKPAQAAEREEEEATARADSPTATPEEALENAYKALRKKTEGELLTAVLQASPRFFERLVVELLVKMGYGGTLEDAGKALGRSHDGGVDGMIKEDPLGLDVIYVQAKRWQNTVGRPEVQGFAGTLEGERARKGVFLTTSTFSREAREYVARIDKKIVLIDGVQLAGLMFDFSIGVNSVGSYELKRVDSDFFSEE, from the coding sequence ATGCCCGTTCCTGACTACCAGTCCCTCATGCTCCCGTTCCTCCGCCAGCTGGGCGACGGACAGGAGTACCTCCTCAAGGACATGCGCGAGCGGGTCGCCGCCGATGTGGGCCTGACAGACAAGGACCGGGCCGAGCTGCTTCCCAGCGGGAACCAGTCCATCTTCGACAACCGCTTGGGTTGGGCGAAGACCTACATGGAACGCGCGGGGCTTCTGCGCACCGTCAAGCGTGGCGTGTACCAGATCACCGAGCGCGGTCAGAAACTGCTCGCGCAGAAGCCTTCCCGCATCAGCAATGCGACCCTGGCCGGCTACCAGGAGTTCAAGGACTTCGTCGAGCGCAGCAACGAGAAGCCCGCCCAGGCGGCGGAGCGCGAGGAGGAGGAAGCCACCGCTCGGGCGGACTCCCCCACCGCCACGCCCGAAGAAGCGCTCGAGAACGCCTACAAAGCGCTCCGCAAGAAGACAGAAGGAGAACTCCTGACCGCGGTGCTCCAGGCCAGTCCCCGCTTCTTCGAGCGCCTGGTGGTCGAGTTGCTCGTGAAGATGGGCTACGGCGGTACCCTCGAGGATGCCGGAAAGGCGCTGGGCCGCAGCCATGACGGAGGGGTGGATGGGATGATCAAGGAAGACCCGCTCGGCCTAGATGTCATCTACGTCCAAGCCAAACGCTGGCAGAACACCGTAGGCCGACCCGAGGTCCAAGGCTTCGCGGGAACACTCGAGGGAGAGCGAGCCCGCAAGGGTGTCTTCCTCACCACCTCGACCTTCTCTCGGGAAGCCCGCGAGTACGTCGCGCGCATCGACAAGAAGATCGTCCTCATTGATGGCGTCCAGTTGGCCGGGCTGATGTTCGACTTCAGCATCGGCGTCAACTCCGTGGGTTCTTACGAACTCAAGCGCGTCGACTCGGACTTCTTCTCCGAGGAGTAA